A portion of the Deltaproteobacteria bacterium genome contains these proteins:
- a CDS encoding FHA domain-containing protein has protein sequence MALPPTARASLLSFLTVHYAHSPAEFARRYKGGWLVWEPDKWAPPARDAEEHSTMGSSRGNMPKAGDALCYELVMAPGQQLTAGRHKDCELLIDHATFSRRQLALSCTGPGVYAVALGQDAQPASHRGAPLTPTPRTLTTGDEIVAGDVKLVFFHAADFHLRLADEQARSARR, from the coding sequence GTGGCCCTCCCTCCGACCGCGCGCGCGTCGCTGCTCTCGTTCCTCACGGTGCACTACGCGCACTCGCCGGCGGAGTTTGCGCGGCGCTACAAGGGCGGCTGGCTGGTGTGGGAGCCCGACAAGTGGGCGCCGCCGGCGCGCGACGCCGAAGAGCACAGCACCATGGGCTCCTCGCGCGGGAACATGCCCAAAGCGGGCGACGCGCTCTGCTACGAGCTGGTGATGGCGCCAGGCCAGCAGCTCACCGCGGGGCGCCACAAGGACTGTGAGCTGCTCATCGACCACGCGACGTTCTCGCGTCGGCAGCTGGCGCTGAGCTGCACCGGGCCGGGCGTGTACGCGGTGGCGCTGGGGCAGGACGCGCAGCCTGCCTCGCACCGCGGCGCACCGCTCACCCCGACGCCGCGCACGCTGACCACGGGCGACGAGATCGTGGCCGGCGACGTGAAGCTGGTCTTCTTCCACGCGGCCGACTTTCATTTGCGGCTCGCCGATGAGCAGGCGCGCAGCGCCCGACGCTAG